In Marivivens aquimaris, one genomic interval encodes:
- the fusA gene encoding elongation factor G — MARDYPLPRYRNFGIMAHIDAGKTTTTERILYYTGKSHKIGEVHDGAATMDWMEQEQERGITITSAATTTFWQRQEDPTAEGTSDTKYRFNIIDTPGHVDFTIEVERSLAVLDGAVCLLDANAGVEPQTETVWRQADRYKVPRIVFVNKMDKIGADYFNCVKMIKDRTGGTPCPVALPIGAEDKLEGIIDLIKMEEWVWKGEDLGASWVRQPIREELSDLADEWRANMIELAVEQDDDAMEAYLEGEEPNEETLRKLIRKGTLSLSFFPVLAGSAFKNKGVQPLLNAVIDFLPAPIDVPTLMGFSPDDETEERNIPREASDESPFSALAFKIMNDPFVGSLTFARIYSGILKKGDGIVNSTKGKRERVGRMMMMHSNNREEIEEAFAGDIIALAGLKETTTGDTLCDAQKQVVLETMTFPEPVIEIAVEPKSKADQEKMGLALARLAAEDPSFRVETNFESGQTIMKGMGELHLDILVDRMKREFKVEANIGAPQVAYRETISRAADIDYTHKKQSGGTGQFARVKLEIQPTEPGEGYSFESRIVGGAVPKEYIPGVEKGIQSVMDSGPLAGFPVIDFKVALVDGAFHDVDSSVLAFEIATRAAMREGLKKAGAKLLEPIMKVEVVTPEEYTGSIIGDLTSRRGMVQGQDSRGNANVISAMVPLANMFGYINNLRSMSSGRAVFSMVFDHYDAVPQNISEEIQAKYA, encoded by the coding sequence ATGGCACGCGATTATCCGCTTCCGCGCTACCGCAACTTCGGCATCATGGCTCACATCGATGCCGGTAAGACCACCACTACCGAGCGTATCCTCTACTACACCGGTAAGTCCCACAAGATCGGCGAAGTCCACGACGGCGCCGCGACTATGGACTGGATGGAACAGGAGCAGGAACGCGGTATCACCATTACTTCGGCTGCGACGACCACTTTCTGGCAGCGCCAAGAAGATCCGACCGCTGAAGGTACCTCGGACACCAAGTACCGTTTCAACATCATCGACACTCCCGGCCACGTTGACTTCACCATCGAAGTTGAACGTTCGCTGGCAGTTCTCGACGGTGCTGTCTGCCTCCTCGACGCCAACGCAGGCGTAGAACCGCAGACCGAAACCGTTTGGCGTCAGGCTGACCGCTACAAAGTTCCGCGTATCGTGTTCGTCAACAAGATGGACAAGATCGGCGCTGACTACTTCAACTGCGTCAAGATGATCAAAGACCGTACCGGCGGCACCCCGTGCCCCGTCGCTCTGCCGATCGGCGCTGAAGACAAGCTGGAAGGCATCATCGATCTCATCAAAATGGAAGAGTGGGTCTGGAAGGGTGAAGACCTCGGCGCAAGCTGGGTTCGTCAGCCGATCCGTGAAGAACTCTCGGACCTCGCAGATGAGTGGCGTGCCAACATGATCGAACTCGCCGTCGAACAAGACGACGACGCGATGGAAGCCTACCTCGAAGGCGAAGAGCCGAACGAAGAAACCCTGCGCAAGCTGATCCGTAAGGGTACGCTGTCGCTGTCGTTCTTCCCGGTCCTCGCTGGTTCGGCATTCAAGAACAAGGGCGTCCAGCCCCTCCTGAACGCTGTTATCGACTTCCTGCCGGCTCCGATCGACGTTCCGACCCTGATGGGCTTCTCGCCGGACGACGAGACCGAAGAGCGCAACATCCCGCGCGAAGCTTCGGACGAGTCGCCGTTCTCGGCACTGGCGTTCAAGATCATGAACGACCCGTTCGTCGGTTCGCTGACCTTCGCTCGTATCTACTCGGGCATCCTCAAGAAGGGCGACGGTATCGTCAACTCGACCAAAGGCAAGCGTGAGCGCGTCGGTCGTATGATGATGATGCACTCGAACAACCGTGAGGAAATCGAAGAAGCATTTGCTGGCGACATCATCGCGCTTGCTGGCCTCAAAGAGACCACCACTGGTGACACCCTCTGCGACGCTCAGAAGCAGGTTGTTCTCGAAACCATGACCTTCCCAGAACCGGTTATCGAAATCGCCGTTGAACCGAAGTCGAAAGCCGACCAGGAAAAGATGGGCCTCGCCCTCGCTCGCCTGGCAGCAGAAGACCCGTCGTTCCGCGTCGAAACCAACTTCGAATCCGGCCAGACCATCATGAAGGGTATGGGCGAACTTCACCTCGACATTCTCGTTGATCGCATGAAGCGTGAATTCAAGGTTGAGGCGAACATTGGTGCTCCGCAGGTTGCTTACCGTGAGACCATCTCGCGCGCAGCAGACATCGACTACACGCACAAGAAACAGTCCGGTGGTACCGGTCAGTTCGCTCGCGTGAAGCTCGAGATCCAGCCGACCGAGCCGGGCGAAGGTTACTCGTTCGAGAGCCGCATCGTTGGTGGTGCTGTTCCGAAGGAATACATCCCGGGCGTCGAAAAGGGCATCCAGTCGGTTATGGACTCCGGTCCGCTCGCTGGCTTCCCGGTTATCGACTTCAAGGTTGCGCTGGTTGACGGTGCATTCCACGACGTCGACTCGTCGGTCCTCGCCTTCGAAATCGCGACCCGTGCTGCTATGCGTGAAGGCCTGAAGAAGGCTGGCGCTAAGCTGCTCGAACCGATCATGAAGGTCGAAGTCGTGACTCCGGAAGAGTACACCGGTTCGATCATCGGCGACCTCACCTCCCGTCGCGGCATGGTGCAGGGTCAGGACAGCCGCGGTAATGCCAACGTCATCTCGGCGATGGTTCCGCTGGCAAACATGTTCGGCTACATCAACAACCTTCGTTCGATGTCGTCCGGCCGTGCTGTCTTCTCGATGGTCTTCGACCACTACGACGCTGTTCCGCAGAACATCTCGGAAGAGATCCAGGCAAAGTACGCCTAA
- the rpsJ gene encoding 30S ribosomal protein S10, producing the protein MAAQSQNIRIRLKAFDYRVLDASTAEIVSTAKRTGASVRGPIPLPNKIEKFTVLRGPHIDKKSRDQFEIRTHKRLLDIVNPTPQTVDALMKLDLAAGVDVEIKV; encoded by the coding sequence ATGGCCGCACAAAGCCAAAACATCCGCATTCGGCTGAAAGCTTTCGATTACCGCGTTCTGGATGCGTCCACCGCAGAAATCGTAAGCACCGCGAAACGTACTGGCGCATCCGTGCGCGGTCCGATTCCGCTGCCGAACAAGATTGAGAAATTCACCGTTCTGCGTGGTCCGCACATCGACAAGAAGTCGCGCGACCAGTTCGAGATCCGCACCCACAAGCGTCTGCTTGATATCGTGAATCCGACTCCGCAGACCGTAGATGCCCTGATGAAGCTCGACCTCGCCGCTGGCGTTGACGTCGAGATCAAAGTTTAA
- the rplC gene encoding 50S ribosomal protein L3: MRSGVIAKKIGMTRLFMEDGKQIPVTVLQLDSLQVVAQRTVDKDGYTAVQLGAGVAKTKRVSKPLRGYFAAAKVEPKRKVAEFRVSAENLIPVGAEIIADHYVAGQFVDVSGTSIGKGFAGAMKRHNFGGLRATHGVSISHRSHGSVGQCQDPGRIFKGKKMAGHMGAARVTTQNLQVVRTDADRGLIMVKGAVPGSKGGWVTIKDAVKKAAPENLVLPAALKSDAAPAAAAVEGGENNEG; encoded by the coding sequence ATGCGTTCTGGCGTTATTGCTAAGAAAATCGGTATGACCCGTCTGTTCATGGAAGATGGTAAGCAGATCCCTGTGACCGTTCTCCAGCTGGACAGCCTGCAGGTCGTCGCTCAGCGCACCGTTGACAAAGATGGCTACACCGCCGTTCAGCTCGGTGCTGGTGTTGCCAAGACCAAGCGCGTTTCGAAGCCCCTCCGTGGTTACTTCGCTGCCGCCAAGGTCGAACCCAAGCGTAAAGTCGCGGAATTCCGCGTCAGCGCAGAAAACCTGATTCCGGTTGGCGCCGAAATCATCGCAGACCACTACGTTGCCGGCCAGTTCGTCGACGTATCGGGTACTTCGATCGGTAAAGGCTTTGCCGGTGCGATGAAGCGTCACAACTTCGGTGGTCTTCGCGCTACTCACGGTGTTTCGATCTCGCACCGTTCGCACGGTTCGGTCGGTCAGTGTCAGGATCCGGGTCGCATCTTCAAAGGTAAGAAGATGGCCGGTCACATGGGTGCTGCCCGCGTTACCACTCAGAACCTTCAGGTTGTTCGCACCGATGCGGACCGTGGCCTGATCATGGTTAAGGGTGCTGTTCCGGGTTCGAAGGGTGGCTGGGTCACCATCAAGGACGCTGTCAAAAAAGCAGCTCCTGAAAACCTGGTTCTGCCTGCTGCACTGAAGTCGGACGCTGCACCGGCGGCTGCTGCTGTTGAAGGAGGCGAAAACAATGAAGGCTGA
- the rplD gene encoding 50S ribosomal protein L4 — MKAEAIKLDGAAAGSVELNDEIFGLEPRADILHRVVRWQRAKAQQGTHKVLTKSEVSYSTKKIYKQKGTGGARHGSKKAPIFRHGGVYKGPTPRSHAHDLTKKFRKLGLCHALSAKAKAGELVVVESLDLADAKTSALSKQVANLGWKRALIIDGASVDEGFAKAARNMQNLDVLPTMGANVYDILKSDTLVLTKAGVEALEARLK, encoded by the coding sequence ATGAAGGCTGAAGCAATCAAGCTTGATGGCGCTGCCGCTGGTTCCGTCGAACTCAACGACGAAATCTTCGGTCTCGAGCCGCGTGCCGACATCCTGCACCGCGTAGTCCGCTGGCAGCGTGCCAAGGCTCAGCAGGGTACTCACAAGGTCCTGACCAAGTCGGAAGTCTCGTACTCGACCAAGAAGATCTACAAGCAGAAGGGCACCGGCGGCGCACGTCACGGTTCCAAGAAAGCTCCGATCTTCCGTCACGGTGGTGTATACAAGGGTCCGACCCCGCGTTCGCACGCTCACGACCTGACCAAGAAGTTCCGCAAGCTCGGCCTGTGCCACGCTCTGTCGGCTAAGGCGAAGGCTGGTGAACTGGTCGTTGTCGAAAGCCTGGATCTGGCTGACGCCAAGACCTCGGCTCTGTCGAAGCAGGTTGCCAACCTCGGTTGGAAGCGTGCGCTGATCATCGACGGTGCTTCGGTTGACGAAGGCTTCGCAAAGGCTGCGCGTAACATGCAAAACCTGGACGTTCTGCCCACCATGGGTGCTAACGTCTACGACATCCTGAAGTCGGACACTCTCGTTCTGACCAAGGCTGGTGTCGAAGCACTGGAGGCCCGTCTGAAATGA
- a CDS encoding 50S ribosomal protein L23: protein MSTKPAHYDVIRKPIITEKATMASENGAVVFEVAVDANKPQIKEAVEAVFGVKVKAVNTVVTKGKVKRFRGTIGTRNTVKKAYVTLEEGNTIDVTTGL from the coding sequence ATGAGCACGAAGCCCGCACACTACGACGTGATCCGCAAGCCGATCATCACCGAGAAAGCAACCATGGCATCCGAAAACGGTGCAGTTGTCTTCGAAGTAGCGGTCGACGCGAACAAGCCGCAGATCAAAGAAGCTGTTGAAGCTGTCTTTGGTGTGAAGGTGAAAGCGGTCAACACCGTTGTAACCAAAGGCAAGGTTAAGCGTTTCCGCGGTACCATCGGTACTCGTAACACGGTTAAAAAGGCCTACGTCACCCTCGAAGAGGGTAACACCATCGACGTCACCACCGGCCTCTAA
- the rplB gene encoding 50S ribosomal protein L2, whose translation MALKSYKPTTPGQRGLVLIDRSELWKGRPVKALTEGLTSKGGRNNTGRITMRRRGGGVKRLYRIVDFKRTKFDVSGTVARIEYDPNRTAFIALIQYDDGEQAYILAPQRLAVGDKVVASAKADIKPGNAMPFSGLPIGTIVHNVELKPGKGGQLARAAGTYAQFVGRDGGYAQIRLSSGELRLVRQECMATVGAVSNPDNSNQDFGKAGRMRHKGIRPSVRGVAMNPIDHPHGGGEGRTSGGRHPVTPWGKPTKGARTRNKKKASSKLILRSRHAKKGR comes from the coding sequence ATGGCACTCAAGTCGTATAAGCCGACGACGCCGGGCCAGCGTGGACTGGTTCTGATCGACCGTTCGGAGCTTTGGAAAGGTCGTCCGGTCAAGGCCCTCACCGAGGGTCTGACCAGCAAGGGCGGTCGGAACAATACCGGACGGATCACGATGCGCCGTCGTGGTGGTGGTGTAAAGCGCCTCTACCGTATCGTTGATTTCAAGCGTACTAAGTTCGACGTATCGGGCACCGTAGCCCGCATTGAATACGACCCGAACCGTACCGCTTTCATCGCCCTCATCCAGTATGATGATGGTGAGCAAGCATACATCCTCGCTCCGCAGCGTCTGGCTGTTGGTGACAAGGTTGTCGCTTCGGCAAAGGCCGACATCAAGCCGGGTAACGCTATGCCGTTCTCGGGCCTGCCGATCGGTACCATTGTCCACAACGTAGAACTGAAGCCCGGTAAGGGTGGTCAGCTGGCTCGCGCCGCTGGTACCTATGCCCAGTTCGTCGGTCGTGACGGCGGCTACGCACAGATCCGCCTTTCGTCGGGTGAACTGCGTCTCGTTCGTCAGGAATGCATGGCCACCGTTGGTGCCGTGTCGAACCCCGACAACTCGAACCAAGACTTCGGTAAAGCTGGCCGTATGCGTCACAAGGGCATCCGCCCGAGCGTCCGCGGTGTTGCTATGAACCCGATTGACCACCCGCACGGCGGTGGTGAAGGCCGTACCTCGGGTGGCCGTCACCCGGTTACCCCGTGGGGTAAGCCGACCAAGGGTGCTCGTACCCGCAACAAGAAGAAGGCGTCGTCGAAGCTGATTCTGCGTTCGCGTCACGCCAAGAAAGGGCGCTAA
- the rpsS gene encoding 30S ribosomal protein S19, giving the protein MTRSVWKGPFVDAYVLKKAEAAREASRNEVIKIWSRRSTILPQFVGLTFGVYNGQKHIPVLVTEDMIGQKFGEYSPTRTYYGHAADKKAKRK; this is encoded by the coding sequence ATGACTCGCTCTGTATGGAAAGGCCCGTTCGTAGATGCTTACGTGCTTAAGAAAGCCGAAGCAGCTCGCGAAGCTAGCCGCAATGAAGTCATCAAGATCTGGTCGCGCCGCTCGACGATCCTGCCCCAGTTCGTGGGCCTGACGTTTGGCGTTTACAACGGTCAGAAGCACATCCCCGTGCTGGTTACTGAAGACATGATCGGTCAGAAGTTCGGTGAATATTCGCCGACCCGTACTTATTACGGACACGCTGCCGACAAGAAAGCGAAGCGGAAGTAA
- the rplV gene encoding 50S ribosomal protein L22: MGKAQNPRRVADNEAMAKAKMLRTSPQKLNLVAAMIRGKKVEKALADLTFSNKRIAQDVKKCLQSAIANAENNHNLDVDELVVAEAFVGKNLTMKRGRPRARGRFGKIMKPFSELTIKVRQIEEQA, from the coding sequence ATGGGCAAGGCACAGAACCCCCGCCGCGTGGCCGACAACGAAGCCATGGCAAAAGCCAAAATGCTTCGCACCAGCCCGCAGAAACTGAACCTCGTCGCCGCAATGATCCGCGGCAAGAAGGTCGAGAAGGCTCTCGCCGACCTCACCTTCTCGAACAAGCGGATCGCTCAGGACGTGAAGAAGTGTCTTCAGTCCGCTATTGCGAACGCCGAGAACAACCATAACCTCGACGTCGACGAACTCGTCGTTGCAGAAGCCTTCGTTGGTAAGAACCTGACCATGAAGCGCGGTCGTCCGCGTGCACGTGGTCGTTTCGGCAAGATCATGAAGCCGTTTTCGGAACTGACCATCAAGGTGCGTCAGATTGAGGAGCAAGCCTAA
- the rpsC gene encoding 30S ribosomal protein S3, with translation MGNKVNPVGMRLQVNRTWDSRWYADTKDYGDLLLEDLQIKDFIKKECKAAGIARVIIERPHKKCRVTIHAARPGVIIGKKGADIEVLRKKLANLTSSELHLNIVEVRKPELDAQLVAESIGQQLERRVSFRRAMKRAVQNAMRMGALGIRVNVAGRLGGAEIARTEWYREGRVPLHTLRADIDYALYEASTPYGIIGIKVWIFKGEIMEHDPMARDRRQAELQDGPSPRGAGGRR, from the coding sequence ATGGGTAATAAAGTAAATCCCGTCGGTATGCGCCTGCAGGTCAACCGCACCTGGGACAGCCGCTGGTACGCCGACACTAAAGACTACGGTGATCTTCTTCTTGAAGACCTTCAGATCAAGGACTTCATCAAGAAAGAGTGCAAGGCCGCTGGCATTGCACGCGTAATCATCGAGCGTCCGCACAAGAAGTGCCGCGTGACCATTCACGCTGCGCGTCCGGGCGTTATCATCGGCAAAAAAGGCGCCGATATCGAAGTTCTCCGCAAGAAGCTGGCTAACCTGACTTCGTCGGAACTGCACCTGAACATCGTTGAAGTCCGCAAGCCGGAACTCGACGCTCAGCTGGTTGCAGAATCGATCGGTCAGCAGCTCGAGCGTCGTGTGTCGTTCCGCCGCGCCATGAAGCGTGCGGTTCAGAACGCCATGCGCATGGGTGCTCTCGGCATCCGTGTGAACGTCGCCGGTCGTCTTGGTGGCGCTGAAATCGCACGTACCGAATGGTACCGCGAAGGTCGTGTGCCGCTGCACACCCTGCGTGCCGACATCGACTACGCCCTTTATGAAGCCTCGACCCCGTACGGCATCATCGGCATCAAGGTCTGGATCTTCAAAGGTGAGATCATGGAGCACGATCCGATGGCACGTGACCGTCGTCAGGCCGAGCTGCAAGATGGTCCGAGCCCTCGTGGCGCCGGCGGCCGTCGCTAA
- the rplP gene encoding 50S ribosomal protein L16 has protein sequence MLQPKRTKFRKMHKGRIHGQAKGGSDLNFGTYGLKATEPERVTARQIEAARRALTRHMKRQGRVWIRIFPDLPVSAKPIEVRMGKGKGSVDRWTCKVKPGRVMFEIDGVNEEIAREALRLAAMKLPVKTRTVVREDW, from the coding sequence ATGCTTCAGCCTAAGCGTACAAAATTCCGCAAAATGCACAAAGGCCGTATCCACGGCCAGGCAAAAGGCGGTTCGGATCTCAACTTCGGCACCTATGGCCTCAAAGCCACTGAGCCGGAGCGTGTAACCGCTCGCCAGATCGAAGCCGCTCGTCGTGCTCTGACCCGTCACATGAAGCGTCAGGGCCGCGTTTGGATCCGTATCTTCCCGGACCTGCCGGTATCGGCAAAGCCTATCGAAGTTCGTATGGGTAAAGGTAAGGGTTCCGTGGACCGTTGGACCTGCAAGGTCAAGCCGGGCCGCGTGATGTTCGAAATCGACGGCGTGAACGAAGAGATCGCCCGTGAGGCCCTGCGCCTTGCAGCTATGAAGCTGCCGGTTAAGACCCGCACCGTAGTTCGCGAAGACTGGTAA
- a CDS encoding TIGR02466 family protein: MAEIESLFVTRLYRARLNEYGSGVDEEELHDSCYAIMDDDEAGMEWCEENGYPGYTSYASLADLPWRFPIFAAVKEALDEHVAKFAEDLEFNLDGRKLVLEDLWINILPEAGGHGSHIHPHSVISGTTYVSMPEGTSALKLEDPRHAMMMAAPPRIKDCRRDLKAFIYVKPEIGDVLLWESWLRHEVPANTSEFDRVSVSFNYKWE, from the coding sequence ATGGCAGAAATCGAATCCCTCTTCGTCACCCGCCTCTATCGCGCACGCCTTAACGAGTACGGCTCTGGCGTTGACGAAGAAGAGCTGCACGACAGCTGCTACGCGATCATGGACGACGACGAAGCGGGCATGGAGTGGTGCGAAGAGAACGGCTATCCGGGGTACACCTCCTACGCCTCCCTCGCCGACCTGCCGTGGCGCTTCCCGATCTTCGCCGCAGTCAAAGAGGCGCTGGATGAACACGTCGCCAAGTTTGCCGAAGACCTCGAGTTCAACCTCGACGGCCGCAAGTTGGTGCTTGAAGATCTCTGGATCAACATCCTACCCGAAGCCGGCGGTCACGGCTCGCACATCCACCCGCACTCAGTCATCTCGGGCACGACCTATGTATCGATGCCCGAGGGCACCTCGGCCCTGAAACTCGAAGACCCGCGCCACGCTATGATGATGGCCGCCCCGCCCCGTATCAAAGACTGCCGCCGCGACCTGAAGGCTTTCATCTACGTGAAGCCTGAAATCGGCGATGTGCTGCTGTGGGAAAGCTGGCTGCGCCACGAGGTTCCCGCCAACACGTCCGAGTTCGACCGCGTCAGCGTCAGCTTCAATTACAAGTGGGAGTGA
- the rpmC gene encoding 50S ribosomal protein L29: MDANELRNKTPEQLREELVSLKKEQFNLRFQQATGQLENTARMRKVKRDAARVLTILNQKAAAEA, translated from the coding sequence ATGGACGCCAACGAACTTCGTAACAAGACCCCGGAGCAGCTCCGGGAAGAGCTTGTCTCGCTGAAGAAAGAGCAGTTCAACCTGCGCTTCCAGCAGGCCACTGGCCAACTCGAGAACACTGCGCGCATGCGCAAGGTCAAGCGCGACGCTGCTCGCGTTCTGACTATCCTGAACCAAAAAGCTGCTGCGGAGGCCTAA
- the rpsQ gene encoding 30S ribosomal protein S17, which translates to MPKRILQGVVTSSQNEQTVTVLVERRFKHPLLHKTVRKSKKYRAHDEHNKFAIGDTVRIQECAPKSKTKRWEVIDA; encoded by the coding sequence ATGCCCAAGCGTATTCTCCAGGGTGTTGTCACCTCGAGCCAGAACGAACAGACCGTAACCGTGCTCGTCGAGCGCCGTTTCAAGCACCCGCTGCTGCACAAGACTGTTCGTAAGTCGAAGAAGTACCGTGCTCATGACGAGCACAACAAGTTCGCCATCGGTGACACCGTCCGTATTCAGGAATGTGCACCGAAGTCGAAAACCAAACGCTGGGAAGTCATCGACGCCTAA
- the rplN gene encoding 50S ribosomal protein L14, which produces MIQMQTNLDVADNSGARRVQCIKVLGGSHRRYASVGDIIVVSVKEAIPRGRVKKGDVRKAVVVRTAKEVRREDGTAIRFDRNAAVILNNNGEPVGTRIFGPVVRELRAKNFMKIISLAPEVL; this is translated from the coding sequence ATGATCCAGATGCAGACCAATCTGGATGTCGCTGATAACTCTGGCGCTCGCCGAGTTCAGTGCATCAAGGTCCTCGGCGGTTCGCACCGCCGTTATGCGTCGGTTGGTGACATCATCGTTGTTTCGGTGAAAGAAGCCATCCCGCGCGGCCGCGTAAAGAAAGGTGACGTCCGTAAGGCCGTCGTCGTTCGCACCGCCAAAGAAGTTCGCCGTGAAGACGGCACTGCAATCCGCTTTGACCGCAACGCTGCTGTTATCCTGAATAACAACGGTGAACCGGTTGGCACCCGTATCTTCGGACCGGTTGTTCGCGAACTGCGCGCTAAGAACTTCATGAAAATCATCTCGCTTGCTCCGGAGGTGCTGTAA
- the rplX gene encoding 50S ribosomal protein L24 — MAAKLRKGDNVVVLAGKDKGKTGQITSVDPAAGKAVVDGVNVAIRHQKQSQTAQGGRLPKAMPIQLSNLAIVDANGKATRVGFRMEDGKKVRFAKTTGDVI, encoded by the coding sequence ATGGCTGCTAAGCTCCGTAAAGGCGATAATGTCGTCGTTCTCGCTGGTAAGGACAAAGGCAAAACCGGTCAGATCACTTCGGTTGATCCGGCTGCCGGTAAAGCTGTTGTCGACGGTGTAAACGTCGCCATCCGCCACCAGAAGCAGAGCCAGACCGCACAGGGCGGCCGCCTTCCTAAGGCGATGCCGATCCAGCTGTCGAACCTGGCAATCGTTGACGCAAACGGTAAAGCAACCCGCGTTGGCTTCCGCATGGAAGACGGCAAGAAGGTACGCTTCGCCAAGACTACTGGGGACGTTATCTGA
- the rplE gene encoding 50S ribosomal protein L5, translating into MLDTANYTPRLKEVYKSQIRAALKEEFGYKNDMMIPRLDKIVLNIGCGAEAVRDSKKAKSAVEDLTTIAGQKAVSTKAKKSIAGFRVREDMPLGAKVTLRGDRMYEFLDRLITIAMPRIRDFRGVSGKSFDGRGNYATGLKEHIVFPEINFDKVDEVWGMDIVICTTANNDAEAKALLKHFNMPFNS; encoded by the coding sequence ATGCTTGACACCGCTAACTACACCCCGCGTCTCAAAGAGGTCTACAAGTCGCAGATCCGTGCCGCTCTCAAAGAAGAGTTCGGTTACAAGAACGACATGATGATCCCGCGTCTCGACAAGATCGTCCTGAACATCGGCTGTGGTGCTGAAGCTGTCCGTGACAGCAAGAAAGCCAAGTCCGCTGTTGAGGATCTGACCACTATCGCTGGTCAGAAGGCTGTATCGACGAAAGCTAAGAAGTCCATCGCTGGCTTCCGCGTTCGTGAAGACATGCCGCTCGGCGCAAAAGTCACCCTGCGTGGCGACCGTATGTACGAATTCCTTGATCGTCTGATCACCATCGCTATGCCCCGTATCCGCGACTTCCGCGGCGTATCGGGCAAGTCGTTTGATGGTCGTGGCAACTACGCCACCGGTCTGAAGGAACACATCGTATTCCCGGAAATCAACTTTGATAAAGTTGATGAAGTCTGGGGTATGGACATCGTCATCTGCACCACCGCGAACAACGACGCGGAAGCAAAGGCGCTGTTGAAGCACTTCAACATGCCTTTCAACAGCTGA
- the rpsN gene encoding 30S ribosomal protein S14, translating into MAKKSMVEREKKRERLVAKYAAKRAELKEIANDETKSMEERFKARLKLAELPRNSSPTRLHNRCQLTGRPHAYYRKLKISRIKLRELGSNGEIPGMVKSSW; encoded by the coding sequence ATGGCTAAAAAATCCATGGTCGAACGCGAGAAGAAGCGCGAACGCCTGGTAGCTAAATACGCTGCCAAGCGCGCTGAACTCAAAGAAATCGCGAACGATGAAACCAAGTCGATGGAAGAGCGCTTCAAGGCCCGCCTGAAGCTGGCAGAACTGCCGCGCAACAGCTCGCCCACCCGTCTTCACAACCGTTGCCAGCTGACCGGTCGTCCGCACGCGTACTACCGCAAGCTCAAGATCAGCCGTATTAAGCTCCGTGAACTGGGCTCGAACGGCGAGATCCCGGGCATGGTCAAGTCGAGCTGGTAA
- the rpsH gene encoding 30S ribosomal protein S8, with amino-acid sequence MNDPIGDMLTRIRNAQMRGKSTVSTPASKLRGWVLDVLADEGYIRGYESTTDAKGHAALEITLKYFEGTPVIRELKRVSKPGRRVYMSVKDIPSVRQGLGVSIVSTPKGVMSDANARAANVGGEVLCTVF; translated from the coding sequence ATGAACGATCCTATCGGTGATATGCTGACCCGTATCCGTAACGCCCAGATGCGTGGCAAGTCGACCGTGTCGACCCCCGCTTCGAAGCTGCGCGGTTGGGTTCTGGACGTGCTTGCGGACGAAGGTTACATCCGCGGCTACGAAAGCACCACTGACGCCAAGGGCCACGCAGCTCTTGAAATCACCCTCAAGTACTTCGAAGGCACTCCTGTCATTCGCGAACTCAAGCGGGTCTCGAAGCCCGGTCGTCGCGTCTACATGAGCGTCAAGGACATCCCGTCGGTCCGTCAGGGCCTGGGCGTGTCGATTGTCTCCACCCCGAAGGGTGTGATGTCGGACGCAAACGCTCGCGCAGCCAACGTTGGCGGCGAAGTGCTTTGCACCGTCTTCTAA